One Erinaceus europaeus chromosome 5, mEriEur2.1, whole genome shotgun sequence genomic window carries:
- the MYF5 gene encoding myogenic factor 5 isoform X2, translated as MDQMDSCHFSPSEACKRKASSLDRRKAATMRERRRLKKVNQAFETLKRCTTTNPNQRLPKVEILRNAIRYIEGLQDLLREQVHSFYGLPGQSCSEPTSPSSSCSDGLPECSSPVWSRKSSCFDSIYCPDVPNAYATDKSSISSLDCLSSIVDRITSSEQSGLPLQDPVSLSPVASSDSQPATPGISSSRLIYHVL; from the exons ATGGACCAGATGGACAGCTGCCATTTCTCGCCTTCTGA GGCCTGCAAGAGGAAGGCCAGCAGCCTGGACCGGCGCAAGGCGGCCACCATGCGGGAGCGCAGGCGCCTCAAGAAGGTCAACCAGGCCTTCGAGACCCTcaagaggtgcaccaccaccaaccccaaCCAGAGGCTGCCCAAGGTGGAGATCCTCAGGAACGCCATCCGCTACATCGAGGGTCTGCAAGACCTGCTGCGGGAGCAGGTGCACAGTTTCTACGGCCTGCCTGGCCAGAGCTGCTCCGAACCCACCAGCCCCTCATCCAGCTGCTCCGATGGCCTG CCCGAATGTAGCAGCCCTGTCTGGTCcaggaagagcagctgttttgACAGCATCTACTGTCCTGATGTTCCAAATG CGTATGCCACAGATAAGAGCTCTATATCCAGCTTGGACTGCCTGTCCAGTATTGTGGACCGGATCACCAGCTCAGAGCAATCTGGACTGCCTCTGCAGgacccagtgtctctctctccagtggCCAGCTCTGATTCTCAACCTGCAACACCAGGAATCTCCAGTTCCAGGCTCATCTACCATGTGCTATGA
- the MYF5 gene encoding myogenic factor 5 isoform X1: MDQMDSCHFSPSEYVYEGSCIPSPGDEFGDDLEARVAAFGAHGRELPGSEEDEHVRAPTGHHQAGHCLLWACRACKRKASSLDRRKAATMRERRRLKKVNQAFETLKRCTTTNPNQRLPKVEILRNAIRYIEGLQDLLREQVHSFYGLPGQSCSEPTSPSSSCSDGLPECSSPVWSRKSSCFDSIYCPDVPNAYATDKSSISSLDCLSSIVDRITSSEQSGLPLQDPVSLSPVASSDSQPATPGISSSRLIYHVL, translated from the exons ATGGACCAGATGGACAGCTGCCATTTCTCGCCTTCTGAGTATGTATACGAAGGCTCCTGCATCCCGTCCCCCGGGGATGAGTTCGGGGACGACTTAGAGGCCCGGGTGGCCGCCTTCGGGGCGCACGGCAGGGAGCTGCCCGGCTCGGAGGAGGACGAACACGTGCGGGCACCCACAGGCCACCACCAGGCGGGTCACTGCCTGCTCTGGGCCTGCAGGGCCTGCAAGAGGAAGGCCAGCAGCCTGGACCGGCGCAAGGCGGCCACCATGCGGGAGCGCAGGCGCCTCAAGAAGGTCAACCAGGCCTTCGAGACCCTcaagaggtgcaccaccaccaaccccaaCCAGAGGCTGCCCAAGGTGGAGATCCTCAGGAACGCCATCCGCTACATCGAGGGTCTGCAAGACCTGCTGCGGGAGCAGGTGCACAGTTTCTACGGCCTGCCTGGCCAGAGCTGCTCCGAACCCACCAGCCCCTCATCCAGCTGCTCCGATGGCCTG CCCGAATGTAGCAGCCCTGTCTGGTCcaggaagagcagctgttttgACAGCATCTACTGTCCTGATGTTCCAAATG CGTATGCCACAGATAAGAGCTCTATATCCAGCTTGGACTGCCTGTCCAGTATTGTGGACCGGATCACCAGCTCAGAGCAATCTGGACTGCCTCTGCAGgacccagtgtctctctctccagtggCCAGCTCTGATTCTCAACCTGCAACACCAGGAATCTCCAGTTCCAGGCTCATCTACCATGTGCTATGA